From a region of the Lactuca sativa cultivar Salinas chromosome 4, Lsat_Salinas_v11, whole genome shotgun sequence genome:
- the LOC111917766 gene encoding uncharacterized protein LOC111917766: MPKYAKFLKNLLTNRKKMEEASKVVLNENCSTEMLNKLPKKMANSYALTDSEASVNLMPYSFFKKSNLPELRPIQMAIYLVNKMVTFPKGICEDLLVKVDKFIFPADFIVLDMEEDHQVPIILGRTFLNSACAIVDIRESKLTIRVGDDSITFGVDQAMKHSKYSDDATFSVDILEELLEEWKEDKSS, translated from the exons ATGCCCAAGTATGCCAAATTCTTGAAGAACCTTCTCACAAATAGAAAGAAGATGGAGGAAGCATCCAAGGTGGTTCTTAATGAAAATTGTTCAACTGAAATGTTGAATAAATTGCCAAAGAAGATGG CTAATAGTTATGCATTGACTGATTCGGAGGCAAGTGTGAACCTTATGCcatattcattctttaagaagtcGAACCTTCCGGAACTGAGACCGATTCAAATGGCGATCTATCTAGTAAACAAGATGGTGACATTTCCAAAGGGGATATGTGAGGACCTATTGGTGAAAGTTGATAAGTTCATATTTCCCGCAGATTTCATAGTGCTAGATATGGAAGAAGACCATCAAGTGCCGATCATTCTTGGAAGAACCTTCCTAAACTCCGCATGTGCTATAGTGGACATAAGAGAATCAAAACTTACTATTCGGGTAGGTGATGATTCAATTACATTTGGAGTCGATCAAGCCATGAAGCATTCGAAGTACAGTGACGACGCGACCTTCTCTGTGGACATTTTGGAAGAATTATTGGAGGAATGGAAAGAAGACAAGTCGAGTTAA
- the LOC111917740 gene encoding T-complex protein 1 subunit alpha, which translates to MSLGSQAPDILGDRQSGQDVRTQNITACQSVSNIVKTSLGPVGLDKMLVDDIGDVTITNDGATILKMLDVEHPAAKVLVELAELQDREVGDGTTSVVIIAAELLKRANDLVKNKIHPTSVISGYRLAMREACKYVEEKLSVKVDKLGKDSLVNCAKTSMSSKLLATDDDFFANLVVEAVQSVKMTNARGEIKYPIKGINILKAHGKSAKESYLLKGYALNTGRAAQGMPMRVSPARIACLDFNLQKTKMQLGVQVLVTDPRELEKIRQRESDVTKERIEKLLKAGANVILTTKGIDDMALKYFVEAGAIAVRRVRKEDLRHVAKATGATSVSTFADMEGEETFDASFLGYADEVVEERIADDDVILIKGTKTTGAVSIILRGANDFMLDEMDRALHDALCIVKRTLESNTVVAGGGAVEAALSVYLEYLATTLGSREQLAIAEFAESLLIIPKVLAVNAAKDATDLVAKLRAYHHTAQTKADKKHLSSMGLDLVKGTVRNNLEAGVIEPAMSKVKILQFATEAAITILRIDDMIRLVKDESQDGQD; encoded by the exons ATGTCTCTAGGTTCACAAGCGCCTGATATACTCGGGGATCGTCAATCCGGTCAAGATGTTCGGACACAAAATA TTACTGCTTGTCAATCTGTTTCGAACATAGTGAAGACTTCACTTGGTCCAGTTGGCCTTGACAAG ATGTTGGTTGATGATATTGGGGATGTAACTATTACAAATGATGGTGCTACAATTCTCAAGATGTTAGATGTTGAGCATCCAGCTGCCAAG GTCCTTGTTGAATTGGCTGAGCTTCAAGATAGAGAAGTAGGAGATGGAACTACTTCTGTGGTCATTATAGCAGCCGAGTTACTCAAG agagCAAATGATCTTGTCAAAAACAAGATTCACCCCACATCTGTGATAAGTGGATACAGA CTTGCAATGAGAGAGGCTTGCAAATATGTTGAAGAAAAACTGTCAGTTAAG GTTGACAAACTTGGAAAGGATTCTCTTGTGAACTGTGCAAAAACAAGCATGTCTTCTAAACTGTTAGCAACTGATGACGACTTCTTTGCGAATCTT GTTGTTGAAGCAGTACAATCTGTTAAAATGACAAACGCACGAGGCGAAATCAAGTATCCAATCAAG GGAATTAATATCCTTAAAGCTCATGGAAAAAGTGCTAAAGAAAGTTACTTATTAAAAGGGTATGCACTTAATACTGGGCGTGCAGCTCAAGGAATGCCAATGAGAGTTTCTCCTGCAAGAATTGCATGTCTTGATTTTAATCTTCAAAAAACAAAAATGCAATTAGGTGTTCAAGTTTTAGTCACTGATCCACGAGAGTTGGAAAAGATTCGTCAAAG AGAATCTGATGTGACTAAAGAACGTATTGAGAAGCTTCTAAAAGCTGGTGCTAATGTTATTTTGACCACAAAGGGTATCGATGACATGGCACTCAAG TATTTTGTGGAGGCTGGTGCAATTGCTGTGAGACGTGTGCGAAAGGAGGATTTACGCCATGTGGCAAAGGCAACAGGGGCAACTTCG GTTTCAACATTTGCTGACATGGAAGGGGAAGAAACTTTTGATGCCTCTTTCCTTGGATATGCAGATGAAGTAGTGGAGGAGCGAATTGCAGATGATGATGTCATACTTATCAAAGGAACCAAAACAACAGGGGCT GTGTCGATAATTCTGAGAGGTGCTAATGACTTCATGCTTGATGAAATGGATAGGGCGTTACATGATGCTTTATGTATTGTCAAAAGAACACTCGAATCCAATAca gTGGTTGCAGGTGGGGGTGCAGTTGAGGCTGCTTTATCTGTGTATTTGGAGTATCTTGCTACAACTTTGGGGTCCCGCGAACAGCTGGCGATTGCAGAGTTTGCTGAGTCATTACTGATAATTccaaag GTTCTTGCTGTGAATGCTGCAAAGGATGCGACTGATTTGGTGGCTAAGTTGCGTGCGTATCACCACACTGCACAAACTAAGGCTGATAAGAAACATCTGTCGag CATGGGTTTGGACTTGGTGAAGGGTACGGTTCGGAACAACTTGGAAGCTGGTGTTATAGAGCCTGCGATGAGTAAAGTGAAGATACTTCAG tTTGCAACAGAAGCGGCTATAACGATACTGAGGATTGATGATATGATTAGACTTGTGAAGGATGAGAGTCAAGATGGTCAAGATTAG
- the LOC111917765 gene encoding ethylene-responsive transcription factor 1 gives MGTDEEILKNSKKLDSSSPLSLTTPCLTDELDWSLNLNDFELSLLHDFIRDGSSPPPDDETLAVISTSVELSTAPPQHHSKSPENSPNLPAMAATHPEVVSGGKDRRAATLDKDTFPPSLPGRRYRGVRPQKGGKFSAEIKLRNPGKKAKNMWLGTYNTVEEAAMAFDKAAVKYRGLGAVLNFPELIGTHDQSPENIPQRKARRRRRRSRRVCRWLRRRNPQPPERGDTVHAK, from the coding sequence ATGGGAACCGatgaagaaatcttgaagaatTCGAAAAAATTGGATTCATCGAGTCCCCTTAGTTTGACTACACCGTGTCTTACCGATGAACTCGACTGGTCGCTAAATCTTAACGATTTCGAACTGAGTCTTCTCCATGATTTTATTAGGGATGGGAGTTCTCCTCCTCCCGATGATGAAACCCTTGCCGTAATTTCCACAAGTGTCGAGTTATCCACAGCACCACCACAACACCATTCAAAATCGCCGGAGAATTCACCAAATTTACCGGCCATGGCCGCAACTCATCCCGAGGTGGTTTCTGGTGGAAAGGATCGCCGAGCTGCGACGCTAGATAAGGACACTTTTCCTCCATCGCTTCCGGGGAGGAGGTACAGAGGGGTTAGGCCACAGAAGGGGGGAAAGTTCTCGGCTGAGATAAAATTACGAAACCCGGGGAAGAAAGCTAAGAACATGTGGCTGGGGACGTACAATACAGTGGAGGAAGCCGCCATGGCCTTCGATAAAGCAGCTGTAAAGTACCGTGGATTAGGCGCCGTGCTTAACTTCCCGGAATTAATTGGAACCCACGATCAAAGCCCTGAGAATATTCCACAAAGAAAAGCTCGCCGTCGCCGTCGCCGAAGTCGGAGAGTTTGTCGTTGGCTCCGTCGCAGGAATCCTCAACCACCTGAAAGAGGAGACACTGTACATGCAAAATAG
- the LOC111917739 gene encoding probable xyloglucan endotransglucosylase/hydrolase protein 28 — protein MHLRVVPCAQQYQPTRTKMEIFNLIFILLCSVFVSAHGFSRNLPILSFDEGYSHLFGDNNLIVLKDGKSVHLSLDERTGSGFESQDLYLHGFFSASIKLPADYTAGVVVAFYMSNGDTYNKTHDEIDFEFLGNIRGKEWRIQTNIYGNGSTNIGREERYGLWFDPCEDFHQYSILWTSTSIIFYVDDVAIREIKRTESMGGDFPSKPMTLYATIWDASEWATNGGKYKVNYKYAPYVAEFSDFVLHGCTVDPTELSSINCEARKSSDSIPIGINASQRVKMENFRKKYLQYSYCYDNGRYKKLPSECVFNAKEAERLKRFDPVTFGGGRSHHHRRHANGNGKGKRHVAI, from the exons ATGCATTTGAGGGTTGTACCTTGTGCTCAACAATACCAACCCACAAGAACAAAAATGGAGATTTTTAACCTAATTTTCATTCTGTTATGCTCTGTTTTTGTTTCCGCTCATGGGTTTTCAAGGAATCTTCCCATTTTATCGTTCGATGAAGGGTATTCACACTTATTTGGGGATAATAATCTAATCGTCTTAAAAGATGGAAAATCTGTGCACTTATCTCTGGATGAAAGAACAG GTTCTGGATTTGAGTCTCAAGACCTCTACCTCCATGGATTCTTCAGTGCCTCCATTAAGCTTCCTGCTGATTATACAGCCGGTGTTGTTGTTGCTTTCTAT ATGTCAAATGGAGATACATATAATAAAACCCACGACGAAATTGACTTTGAGTTTTTGGGTAATATACGAGGAAAAGAATGGAGAATTCAGACGAATATTTATGGAAATGGAAGCACAAATATTGGAAGAGAAGAAAGATATGGTCTTTGGTTCGATCCTTGTGAAGATTTTCATCAGTATAGCATTCTTTGGACTTCAACTAGCATTAT ATTTTATGTTGATGACGTGGCGATACGGGAGATTAAAAGAACGGAGTCAATGGGTGGAGACTTTCCTTCGAAGCCGATGACTTTATACGCGACGATATGGGATGCTTCTGAATGGGCTACAAACGGGGGGAAGTACAAGGTAAATTACAAATATGCCCCTTACGTTGCGGAGTTTTCTGATTTTGTACTCCATGGATGCACGGTGGACCCCACTGAGCTCTCGTCGATTAATTGTGAAGCTAGAAAGAGTTCTGATTCGATTCCTATTGGGATTAACGCCTCACAAAGggtaaaaatggaaaattttagGAAGAAATATTTGCAGTATTCGTATTGTTATGATAATGGAAGGTATAAGAAACTTCCGTCGGAGTGTGTGTTTAATGCGAAAGAAGCTGAGCGGTTGAAGAGGTTTGATCCGGTGACGTTTGGAGGAGGCCGcagccaccaccaccgccgccatgCGAATGGGAATGGGAAGGGGAAGAGACACGTGGCTATTTAA